Proteins found in one Polymorphobacter fuscus genomic segment:
- a CDS encoding M48 family metalloprotease — protein sequence MAFDPELATRAWMATLNGAARAKSDAYFEGGYWLILWGALVAIAVDLVLLRFGWAAALSARVTRFTRRRGVQSWLFAIVYLLVTALMALPWTIYTRFFRERHYGLLNQDFAAWGSEQLLALTLSSLAVALLFTGIHAAIRRSPRGWWIGATAITIAGIAFFVAIAPLYVEPLFNKYVPLPDGPVRSAVLSMARANGVPADNVFLVDASRQTDRISANVAGLGGTTRIALNDNLMKQPADEIRAVMAHELGHYVLNHGPKMIIAFTLIVAVVFLVLSIALPWMLARFGPRWRVTSLDDPAILPIVSILVTIIGVLLTPATNTLIRTQEMEADRFGLNAARAPESFASIAMKLSQYRKIEPGPIEEALFFDHPSGHTRVLTAMRWKAEHLDQPDVR from the coding sequence ATGGCGTTCGACCCCGAACTGGCAACCAGGGCCTGGATGGCAACGCTGAACGGCGCCGCACGGGCCAAGTCCGACGCCTATTTCGAAGGCGGCTATTGGCTGATCCTGTGGGGCGCGCTGGTCGCCATCGCGGTCGATCTCGTCCTGTTGCGGTTCGGCTGGGCGGCGGCGCTGTCGGCGCGGGTGACGCGCTTCACCCGGCGGCGCGGCGTGCAATCATGGCTGTTCGCCATCGTATATCTGCTGGTGACGGCACTTATGGCGCTGCCCTGGACGATCTACACGCGGTTCTTTCGCGAACGCCACTATGGCCTGCTCAACCAGGATTTCGCCGCCTGGGGCAGCGAGCAACTGCTTGCGTTGACGCTCAGCAGCCTTGCCGTCGCGCTGCTGTTCACCGGCATCCATGCCGCCATCCGCCGCTCGCCGCGCGGCTGGTGGATCGGCGCCACGGCGATCACCATCGCCGGCATCGCCTTCTTCGTCGCCATCGCGCCGCTGTATGTCGAACCGCTGTTCAACAAATATGTCCCCCTGCCCGATGGCCCGGTGCGCAGCGCGGTGCTGTCGATGGCGCGCGCCAATGGCGTGCCGGCCGACAATGTGTTCCTGGTCGACGCCTCGCGCCAGACCGACCGGATTTCGGCCAATGTCGCGGGGCTTGGCGGCACCACGCGCATCGCGCTCAACGACAATCTGATGAAGCAGCCGGCCGACGAGATCCGCGCCGTGATGGCGCATGAGCTTGGCCATTATGTGCTCAACCATGGCCCCAAGATGATCATCGCCTTCACGCTGATCGTGGCCGTGGTGTTTCTCGTCCTCAGCATTGCCCTGCCATGGATGCTGGCGCGGTTCGGCCCGCGCTGGCGGGTGACCAGCCTTGACGATCCGGCGATCCTGCCGATCGTCTCCATCCTTGTCACCATCATCGGCGTGCTGCTGACGCCCGCCACCAACACCCTCATCCGCACGCAGGAAATGGAAGCCGATCGCTTCGGCCTCAACGCCGCTCGCGCCCCCGAGTCCTTTGCCAGCATCGCCATGAAGCTGTCGCAATATCGCAAGATCGAGCCCGGCCCGATCGAGGAGGCGCTGTTCTTCGACCACCCTTCGGGCCACACCCGCGTGCTGACGGCGATGCGCTGGAAAGCCGAGCATCTGGACCAGCCCGACGTGCGCTGA
- a CDS encoding DMT family transporter, translated as MHAPAASPRSPLRVAISFITVTLIWGSTWLVIKTQLGVVPVSWSITWRFLLAGTIMAGVALVSGKRLWLSPRGHAFALAVGLMQFCLNFNFVYRAEVHLASGLVALTFALLVIPNAVLSALFLGTRITPGFAIGSGIGIAGLALVFARDLFAPGADGGEIGLGMALAIAGVLAAGVANVMQASATGRAQPLEAGLAWAMFYGTAINAGVAWATAGPPVFDASPTYIAGLAYLGIVASAVAFSVYYALIREIGAGKAAYSSVIVPLVAMSLSTAFEGYRWSALAVAGAGLALVGLVIALRSRG; from the coding sequence ATGCACGCGCCCGCCGCCTCGCCACGAAGTCCGCTGCGCGTCGCCATCAGCTTCATCACCGTCACGCTGATCTGGGGCAGCACCTGGCTGGTCATCAAGACGCAACTGGGCGTCGTCCCCGTGTCGTGGTCGATCACCTGGCGGTTCCTTCTGGCCGGCACCATCATGGCCGGCGTGGCGCTGGTGTCGGGCAAGCGACTGTGGCTCTCGCCGCGCGGCCATGCCTTTGCGCTCGCTGTCGGGCTGATGCAGTTCTGCCTTAACTTCAACTTCGTCTATCGCGCCGAGGTGCATCTGGCGTCGGGGCTGGTGGCGTTGACCTTTGCGCTGCTCGTCATCCCCAATGCGGTGCTGTCGGCGTTGTTCCTCGGCACCCGCATCACGCCGGGCTTTGCGATTGGGAGCGGCATCGGCATCGCCGGGCTGGCGCTGGTCTTCGCGCGTGACCTGTTTGCCCCGGGCGCCGATGGCGGCGAGATCGGACTGGGCATGGCACTGGCGATCGCCGGCGTTCTCGCCGCCGGGGTGGCCAATGTCATGCAGGCCAGTGCCACCGGCCGCGCCCAGCCGCTGGAAGCGGGGCTGGCCTGGGCGATGTTCTATGGCACCGCGATCAACGCCGGTGTCGCCTGGGCGACAGCGGGACCGCCGGTGTTCGATGCGTCGCCAACCTATATCGCCGGTCTGGCCTATCTCGGCATCGTCGCCTCGGCGGTGGCCTTCAGCGTTTATTATGCGCTGATCCGGGAGATCGGTGCCGGCAAGGCGGCCTATTCCAGCGTCATCGTGCCGCTGGTGGCAATGTCGTTGTCGACGGCCTTCGAAGGCTATCGCTGGTCGGCGCTGGCCGTGGCCGGGGCGGGGCTGGCGCTGGTCGGCCTCGTCATCGCCTTGCGCAGCCGGGGTTGA
- a CDS encoding universal stress protein, with protein sequence MKTILVPIDADEGQEARLQAAFDLARACSGQVVAVQVTPYAAYAVGDAGLGAFPITSLIEAVEGERRRERTAVEARFAAEAVEWQWVARDGDLVDSLAMLARLADIVVMNSGPFSAAASAKIALTGDVAIGAPTPVLAVPPASRGLMVAGPALVAWDGSQEAALAMRAAMPLLRMAASVTVLTVEEKNPDLRARDAAAYMARHGINADVMERSADGDSIETVIRAVLTETGVTWMVQGAYGHSRLRQTIFGGVTRGLLGDAPVPMLIAH encoded by the coding sequence ATGAAAACGATCCTGGTGCCGATCGACGCCGATGAAGGCCAGGAGGCACGGCTGCAGGCAGCCTTCGACCTTGCCCGGGCCTGTTCAGGGCAGGTCGTCGCGGTGCAGGTCACGCCTTATGCCGCCTATGCCGTGGGCGACGCCGGGCTGGGCGCGTTTCCGATCACCTCGCTGATCGAGGCGGTCGAAGGCGAACGCCGGCGCGAGCGCACCGCCGTCGAAGCTCGGTTCGCGGCCGAAGCGGTCGAATGGCAATGGGTCGCGCGCGATGGCGACCTTGTCGATTCGCTCGCGATGCTGGCCCGGCTTGCCGATATCGTGGTGATGAACAGCGGGCCGTTCAGCGCCGCCGCCAGCGCCAAGATCGCCTTGACCGGCGACGTCGCGATCGGCGCGCCGACCCCGGTCCTCGCCGTGCCGCCAGCCAGTCGCGGGCTCATGGTCGCCGGTCCGGCGCTGGTGGCCTGGGACGGCTCGCAGGAGGCGGCGCTGGCGATGCGTGCCGCCATGCCGCTGCTGCGCATGGCGGCGTCGGTCACCGTGCTGACGGTCGAGGAGAAGAACCCCGACCTGCGCGCCCGTGATGCCGCCGCCTATATGGCGCGCCACGGCATCAACGCCGATGTCATGGAGCGTAGCGCCGATGGCGACAGCATCGAAACGGTGATCCGCGCCGTCCTGACGGAAACCGGCGTCACCTGGATGGTCCAGGGCGCCTATGGCCATTCCCGCCTGCGTCAGACGATCTTCGGCGGCGTCACCCGCGGCCTGCTCGGCGACGCGCCGGTGCCGATGCTGATCGCCCACTGA
- a CDS encoding Crp/Fnr family transcriptional regulator, which produces MTRRCEDCGVRDRALCGSLDDAELAALAQLGVQRTLARGDTLMRAGDPPLVCANLQRGVMKISTTTAAGDETITGLLYPGDFVGRPFAGAIDQDVVAVTEVELCVFPRAAFERALTNHGRMERLLLQRTLAALDHARLTMVRMAHASATARVAGFVDDIGRRQAPGCRPGAAPAFDLPLSRGEIAELLGLTIETVSRQMKHLETAGMIERVGRRGVVVRNAPALAAVATTA; this is translated from the coding sequence ATGACCCGGCGATGCGAAGATTGTGGGGTTCGGGACCGCGCCCTGTGCGGCAGTCTCGACGACGCCGAACTGGCGGCGCTGGCCCAGCTGGGCGTGCAGCGCACGCTGGCGCGCGGCGACACGCTGATGCGCGCCGGCGATCCGCCGCTGGTCTGCGCCAATCTGCAGCGCGGCGTGATGAAAATCAGCACGACGACGGCGGCGGGCGACGAGACGATCACCGGACTGTTGTATCCGGGGGATTTCGTCGGCCGGCCTTTTGCCGGCGCCATCGACCAGGATGTCGTGGCGGTCACCGAGGTCGAGCTCTGCGTCTTTCCGCGCGCCGCCTTCGAACGCGCGCTGACCAACCATGGCCGGATGGAACGGCTGCTGCTGCAGCGGACCCTGGCCGCGCTCGATCATGCCCGGCTGACCATGGTGCGCATGGCGCACGCCAGCGCAACGGCGCGGGTCGCGGGCTTCGTCGACGATATCGGCCGTCGCCAGGCCCCCGGATGTCGCCCCGGCGCAGCCCCGGCGTTCGACCTGCCGCTGAGCAGGGGCGAAATCGCCGAACTGCTGGGCCTGACGATCGAGACCGTCAGTCGGCAGATGAAGCACCTCGAAACCGCCGGCATGATCGAGCGGGTCGGGCGCCGCGGCGTCGTCGTCCGCAATGCGCCGGCCCTTGCTGCCGTGGCGACGACGGCGTAG
- a CDS encoding xanthine dehydrogenase family protein molybdopterin-binding subunit — protein sequence MKFGAGQSVKRVEDVRLLTGKGNFTDDLQRDGMLYGVTLRSPYAHAEIRGIDTSAARAVPGVVAVYTYQDIAEYGPVPCLVPFSAPLETPRILLADTRVRFVGDAVAFVVAESREAARAGSEAIEVDYSELPVVASLEAALAEGAPRIWDAAKSNSLFDWAAGDGDKAAAALAGSAHVTALRIVQNRVAPTSMEVRAALGEYDPATGVYTLSTGSQGVAGMRQMLAGPILKVAPDKVKIVTGDVGGGFGMKTFVYAEYPLVLHAAKALGRPVKWTGERSDAFQTDTHGRAMVSEARLGFDDQGLITALAVETWSDLGAYQAQYGPAIQTVAGGKIMGGVYRIPVIHNLVHGVVTNTAPVDAYRGAGRPESAYVMERLIEAAARELGLGVDEIRRRNLLTPAELPHDNGIGLTFDIGNFPAVLEKALRQADWAGFSARKAAAAAKGLRLGRGIAYYVEIAGGGGSDEYADVRVAADGIVEMAVGTQSNGQGHETAYAQVLSERLGIDMDDIRIVQGDTDRLDEGHGTGGSRSMAFGGGAVLASADALIERGLELARADLEAAEIDYADGVFRARGTNATRSLAELAAAHPGGLDGRSKYTTGKPAPSFPNGCHIAEVSLDPATGKVTVTRYSLVDDFGKLVNPMLVEGQVHGGVAQGLGQVLLEDIVYSDDGQLVTGSFMDYGVPRADDMPAAIGFDTLGTPSPTNPLGVKGCGEAGTIGAMPSIMNAIIDALDGTQIEMPATIEKLWRAARALDRPLAAE from the coding sequence ATGAAGTTCGGGGCAGGCCAGTCGGTCAAACGTGTCGAAGATGTTCGCCTGTTGACCGGCAAGGGCAATTTTACCGACGACTTGCAGCGTGACGGCATGTTGTACGGAGTAACGCTGCGGTCCCCCTATGCCCATGCCGAGATCAGGGGGATCGATACCAGCGCGGCGCGCGCGGTGCCCGGCGTCGTCGCGGTCTATACATATCAGGACATTGCCGAATATGGCCCGGTGCCGTGCCTGGTGCCCTTCTCGGCGCCGCTCGAAACGCCGCGCATCCTTCTCGCCGACACCCGCGTCCGCTTCGTCGGCGACGCGGTCGCCTTTGTCGTTGCCGAAAGCCGCGAGGCGGCGCGCGCCGGGTCGGAAGCGATCGAGGTCGATTACAGCGAGCTTCCGGTCGTCGCCTCGCTCGAAGCGGCGCTTGCCGAGGGCGCTCCCAGGATCTGGGACGCGGCGAAGTCGAACAGCCTGTTCGACTGGGCGGCAGGCGATGGCGACAAGGCCGCGGCGGCGCTGGCCGGCTCCGCGCATGTCACCGCGCTGCGCATCGTCCAGAATCGCGTTGCGCCGACGTCGATGGAGGTGCGCGCCGCGCTCGGCGAATATGACCCGGCGACCGGCGTCTATACCCTGTCGACGGGCAGCCAGGGCGTCGCCGGGATGCGCCAGATGCTGGCGGGGCCGATCCTCAAGGTCGCCCCCGACAAGGTCAAGATCGTCACCGGAGATGTCGGCGGCGGGTTCGGCATGAAGACCTTCGTCTATGCCGAATATCCGCTCGTTCTCCACGCCGCCAAGGCGCTCGGCCGGCCGGTGAAATGGACCGGGGAGCGCAGCGACGCGTTCCAGACAGATACCCATGGCCGCGCCATGGTCAGTGAAGCCCGGCTCGGCTTCGACGACCAGGGCCTGATCACGGCGCTGGCGGTGGAGACCTGGTCCGATCTCGGCGCCTATCAGGCGCAATATGGCCCCGCCATCCAGACCGTCGCTGGCGGCAAGATCATGGGCGGCGTCTATCGCATCCCGGTCATCCACAACCTCGTCCATGGCGTCGTCACCAACACCGCGCCGGTCGATGCCTATCGCGGGGCCGGGCGACCCGAATCGGCCTATGTCATGGAACGGCTGATCGAGGCCGCGGCGCGCGAACTGGGGCTTGGTGTCGACGAAATCCGCCGCCGCAACCTGCTGACGCCCGCCGAATTGCCACACGACAACGGAATCGGGCTGACCTTCGATATCGGCAATTTCCCGGCCGTGCTCGAAAAGGCGCTGCGCCAGGCCGATTGGGCGGGCTTTTCGGCCCGCAAGGCAGCGGCAGCCGCCAAGGGCCTGCGGCTGGGCCGCGGCATCGCTTATTATGTCGAGATCGCCGGCGGCGGCGGCAGCGACGAATATGCCGATGTCCGCGTTGCTGCCGATGGCATTGTCGAAATGGCGGTCGGCACCCAGTCCAACGGCCAGGGCCATGAAACCGCCTATGCACAGGTGCTCAGCGAGCGGCTGGGCATCGACATGGACGATATCCGCATCGTCCAGGGCGATACCGACCGGCTCGACGAAGGCCATGGCACCGGCGGCTCGCGATCGATGGCGTTTGGCGGCGGCGCCGTGCTGGCATCGGCCGATGCCCTGATCGAACGCGGGCTGGAACTGGCGCGTGCCGATCTGGAGGCCGCCGAAATCGATTATGCCGATGGCGTGTTCCGCGCCCGCGGCACCAACGCGACGCGCAGCCTTGCCGAACTTGCCGCCGCGCATCCCGGCGGGCTTGATGGACGCAGCAAATATACCACCGGCAAGCCGGCGCCGTCGTTCCCCAACGGCTGCCACATCGCCGAGGTGTCGCTCGATCCTGCGACCGGCAAGGTCACCGTCACCCGCTATTCGCTCGTCGATGACTTCGGCAAGCTGGTCAACCCGATGCTGGTCGAAGGCCAGGTCCATGGCGGCGTCGCCCAGGGGCTGGGCCAGGTGCTGCTGGAGGATATCGTCTATTCGGACGATGGCCAGCTCGTCACCGGCAGCTTCATGGACTATGGCGTGCCGCGCGCCGACGACATGCCGGCAGCGATCGGCTTCGACACGCTGGGCACGCCGAGCCCGACCAATCCGCTCGGCGTCAAGGGCTGCGGCGAAGCGGGCACCATCGGCGCCATGCCGTCGATCATGAACGCCATCATCGATGCGCTCGACGGGACCCAGATCGAGATGCCGGCGACGATCGAAAAGCTGTGGCGGGCCGCAAGGGCGCTCGATCGCCCTCTGGCGGCCGAATAG
- a CDS encoding SDR family NAD(P)-dependent oxidoreductase, protein MHLLVLGLGYTAARFAAAFPGAVTAVRSRPGPDTLTLGDPALPGVIAAATHILSSVPPAASGDDPVLVAHGDAIAAAPARWVGYLSSTGVYGDAAGAWVDEAAPLNGRRSGRLAADEAWQALHPQARVFRLPGIYGPGRSALDRLRAGPVARIDLPGHVFSRVHVDDIVGAMLASLRRGAPGIYNLCDDEPAPGEAVTAFAAQLLGVAPAPLQTLDAAQLSPMGRAFYGECRRVANGKMTRDLGYDLRYPDYRDGLRACLGEMTS, encoded by the coding sequence ATGCACCTCCTCGTCCTCGGCCTCGGTTACACGGCAGCGCGGTTCGCGGCGGCCTTTCCCGGCGCCGTGACCGCCGTCCGCTCGCGGCCCGGGCCGGACACGCTGACACTCGGCGACCCGGCGCTGCCCGGCGTGATCGCGGCAGCGACGCACATCCTGTCCTCGGTACCGCCGGCAGCCAGCGGCGACGACCCGGTGCTCGTCGCGCACGGCGATGCGATTGCTGCCGCCCCGGCGCGCTGGGTCGGCTATCTGTCATCGACCGGAGTTTATGGCGACGCTGCCGGCGCCTGGGTCGACGAAGCCGCGCCGCTGAACGGTCGCCGCTCCGGGCGGCTCGCTGCCGACGAGGCCTGGCAGGCCCTGCATCCGCAGGCGCGGGTCTTTCGGCTGCCCGGCATCTATGGCCCCGGCCGGAGCGCGCTCGACCGGCTGCGCGCCGGGCCGGTGGCGCGCATCGACCTGCCCGGCCATGTGTTTTCGCGCGTCCATGTCGATGACATCGTCGGCGCGATGCTTGCCAGCCTGCGCCGCGGCGCGCCGGGGATCTACAATCTTTGCGACGACGAGCCTGCCCCCGGCGAGGCCGTTACCGCCTTTGCGGCGCAGTTGCTGGGGGTCGCACCGGCCCCGTTGCAGACGCTCGACGCGGCGCAGCTGTCGCCGATGGGCCGTGCCTTTTATGGCGAGTGCCGCCGTGTCGCCAATGGCAAGATGACGCGGGATTTGGGGTATGACTTGCGCTATCCTGACTATCGCGATGGGCTGCGCGCCTGTCTTGGGGAGATGACGTCATGA